The following coding sequences are from one Tolumonas lignilytica window:
- a CDS encoding NAD(P)H-dependent oxidoreductase subunit E, protein MLLTEQEKTKEFIGEVVNKYPRQASSLLSILWAVQVEYGYVSDFSMQYIGDLLDISPAKIYGVATFYHFINRKPQGKFIIRLSRDIASIMKGALVIARQLENILGIPFGETTTDGMFTLRWVNGIGLDDQVPAMLVNNTAFSNLTSLAIPQIIEECKTTYQTHQPLVGKCKETVTNTLTYAEHQSNSGLRKAVQLSPEQVLAEIASSGLCGRGGAGFPTGKKWKIAASMKSDMKYLICNADEGEPGTFKDRVILSRFADTLMEGMTIAAYAIGASQGIIYLRAEYAYIRPQLEQVLKVRQEAGLLGENILGIPNFTFEIRIQMGAGAYVCGEETALIESLEGNRGEPRDRPPYPVEVGLDGKPTVVNNVETLATVSMILERGAAWFSNMGTERSKGFKLFSVSGDCLRPGLYDLPWGHSISEILMLVGGEHAKAVQVGGYSGKLWPASAFGRRLAYEDLGPGSSIIIYGPERDLLWVAQYYLEFFVEESCGQCIPCRDGNVVLLNGIRALRDGRCSEQQLTELLDLADTMRLTAKCGLGQSSPNILIALNQYFRDELITRRKE, encoded by the coding sequence ATGTTGCTGACTGAACAGGAAAAAACCAAAGAATTCATTGGGGAGGTTGTAAACAAATATCCCCGACAAGCATCGTCGTTGCTTTCTATTCTTTGGGCGGTTCAGGTAGAGTATGGGTATGTCTCTGATTTTTCAATGCAATATATCGGTGACTTGCTGGATATCTCACCCGCTAAAATCTATGGTGTCGCCACCTTTTATCATTTCATCAATAGAAAACCGCAAGGGAAATTCATTATTCGCCTGAGCCGGGATATCGCCTCCATCATGAAGGGGGCTTTAGTGATTGCTCGTCAGCTAGAAAATATTCTGGGTATCCCGTTTGGTGAAACAACCACTGATGGCATGTTCACACTACGGTGGGTCAATGGTATCGGTCTGGATGATCAGGTGCCCGCCATGTTGGTTAACAATACGGCATTTTCTAATCTCACCTCACTAGCCATTCCTCAAATCATTGAAGAATGCAAAACAACATATCAAACGCATCAACCGCTAGTCGGCAAATGCAAAGAAACGGTCACCAATACACTGACTTATGCTGAACACCAATCCAATAGTGGGCTTCGTAAAGCGGTACAACTCAGCCCAGAGCAGGTACTGGCGGAGATAGCATCATCTGGCTTGTGTGGACGTGGTGGCGCAGGGTTTCCAACCGGCAAAAAATGGAAAATAGCCGCGTCCATGAAAAGTGATATGAAATACCTGATTTGTAATGCAGATGAAGGTGAACCAGGCACTTTTAAGGATCGCGTCATTCTTTCTCGATTCGCTGATACGCTCATGGAAGGCATGACCATTGCTGCATATGCCATCGGGGCCAGCCAGGGCATTATTTATCTTCGGGCCGAATATGCCTACATACGGCCTCAACTCGAACAGGTTCTGAAGGTCAGACAAGAGGCTGGGCTATTAGGAGAAAATATTCTCGGGATACCCAACTTCACGTTTGAAATCCGTATTCAGATGGGGGCAGGTGCTTATGTCTGTGGGGAAGAGACGGCGCTCATCGAGTCGTTGGAAGGAAATCGTGGTGAGCCACGCGATCGTCCGCCCTATCCGGTCGAAGTGGGTTTGGATGGCAAACCAACCGTCGTTAATAATGTAGAAACGTTAGCCACGGTCAGCATGATTTTGGAACGAGGTGCCGCCTGGTTTTCCAATATGGGTACTGAACGGTCGAAAGGCTTCAAGTTATTCAGTGTGTCAGGTGATTGTCTTCGTCCGGGGCTGTATGACTTGCCATGGGGACACTCGATATCAGAGATACTGATGCTCGTCGGTGGTGAACATGCGAAAGCCGTTCAGGTGGGCGGATATTCAGGAAAATTATGGCCCGCGTCAGCATTTGGGCGACGGTTAGCCTACGAAGACCTGGGGCCAGGCAGCTCCATCATTATCTATGGGCCTGAACGCGATCTGCTTTGGGTGGCGCAATATTATCTGGAGTTTTTTGTCGAAGAATCATGTGGTCAATGCATACCTTGTCGTGATGGAAACGTGGTTTTGCTGAATGGGATCCGCGCATTAAGAGACGGTCGATGCTCCGAACAGCAACTCACCGAACTGTTGGATCTGGCGGATACCATGCGGCTGACGGCGAAATGCGGTTTGGGTCAATCCAGCCCCAATATACTGATTGCACTCAACCAATATTTTCGCGATGAACTGATAACTCGCAGAAAGGAATAG
- a CDS encoding TOBE domain-containing protein, protein MAISARNVFAGTVSEIREGAVNAEVVLSVGGDVIVATVTLDSLKALGLAVGVAATAFVKAPSIMLVTGDDSMQFSARNHLKGVVSEIKTGAVNSEVIIKLSGGSEVKAIVTNDAVTELGLSVGAVAGALFKAGSVILGVSA, encoded by the coding sequence ATGGCTATTAGTGCTCGCAATGTATTTGCTGGAACAGTAAGTGAAATTCGCGAAGGTGCAGTGAATGCTGAAGTTGTACTTTCGGTTGGCGGTGACGTGATTGTTGCTACCGTCACATTAGACAGTCTGAAAGCGTTGGGGCTTGCGGTCGGTGTCGCTGCAACAGCCTTTGTGAAAGCACCATCAATTATGTTGGTCACCGGTGACGACAGCATGCAATTCAGTGCGCGTAATCATCTGAAAGGCGTGGTTTCTGAAATTAAAACGGGGGCCGTCAACAGTGAAGTGATCATAAAACTGTCAGGTGGCAGTGAAGTGAAAGCGATCGTGACCAATGACGCGGTAACAGAACTGGGTTTAAGCGTTGGTGCTGTGGCTGGCGCGCTCTTTAAGGCTGGCAGCGTTATTCTGGGTGTATCGGCCTAA
- the mqo gene encoding malate dehydrogenase (quinone), whose protein sequence is MASIHADVTLVGGGIMSATLAMLIHRLDPSLHICMIEKLPEIALESSQALNNAGTGHAGYCELNYTPQDKQGQIQIQRALEINAAFEVSLQFWSHLIHSDNQNLDPAEFINRVPHLSAVWGDKNIDYLKARYTALKSHHLFSDMQWADDQQTLLDWMPLMMQGRGADAKLAATRVEHGADVNFGALTRIMVGYLQKHANFELMTSTKVTHLHRKNDLKKCWVIKAKKQNSVEKFTIESPFVFLGAGGIALHLLQQSGIKEAAGYGGFPVSGQWLICQNQDLIQQHHAKVYSLAAVDAPPMSVPHLDTRIINGKPSLLFGPYAGFTTKFLKHGSRLDLMKSVKTHNLKSLIGAGKDNLDLTKYLIKEVLQTHSQRMSSLQAFVPNAHADDWQLAHAGKRVQIIKQCDKKWGKLEFGTEIVASEDGSLAALLGASPGASVSVKTMLAVLERCFPQQVQSAIWQDKIKTMIPSYGSSLITDAQLLGKIRKHTLTTLKLSS, encoded by the coding sequence ATGGCTTCAATTCATGCAGATGTTACTTTAGTTGGTGGTGGAATAATGAGTGCAACACTGGCGATGTTGATTCACCGTCTCGATCCTTCGTTGCATATCTGTATGATTGAAAAACTGCCTGAAATTGCCTTGGAAAGCTCTCAAGCTCTGAATAATGCGGGCACCGGACATGCCGGATATTGCGAACTGAACTACACCCCGCAAGACAAACAGGGTCAGATACAGATCCAACGTGCTTTAGAAATTAATGCTGCCTTTGAGGTTTCATTACAATTTTGGTCTCATTTGATTCATTCAGATAATCAAAATCTTGACCCTGCGGAATTCATTAATCGCGTCCCTCATTTGAGTGCTGTCTGGGGCGATAAAAACATTGATTACCTCAAGGCGCGCTATACCGCGCTTAAATCGCACCATCTTTTTTCAGATATGCAATGGGCCGATGACCAACAAACGCTACTTGATTGGATGCCCCTGATGATGCAAGGACGCGGAGCTGATGCCAAATTAGCAGCAACCCGAGTTGAGCATGGGGCTGATGTTAATTTTGGCGCACTTACGCGGATCATGGTTGGTTATCTGCAAAAACACGCTAATTTTGAACTGATGACCAGCACGAAAGTGACGCATTTACACCGTAAAAATGACCTGAAAAAATGCTGGGTGATTAAAGCTAAAAAACAAAATAGTGTCGAAAAATTCACTATAGAAAGTCCGTTTGTGTTTTTAGGTGCCGGCGGCATCGCACTGCATTTGTTGCAGCAATCAGGTATTAAAGAAGCCGCAGGCTACGGTGGGTTCCCAGTCAGTGGTCAATGGCTCATTTGTCAGAATCAAGATCTCATTCAGCAACACCATGCAAAAGTCTATAGCTTGGCCGCTGTTGATGCCCCGCCGATGTCAGTTCCTCATTTAGATACCCGAATCATTAATGGAAAACCCAGCCTGCTCTTTGGACCTTATGCCGGGTTTACGACTAAATTTTTAAAGCATGGGTCTCGTCTTGATTTGATGAAATCGGTCAAGACTCATAATCTGAAAAGTCTCATTGGTGCAGGCAAAGATAATCTGGATTTAACCAAATACTTAATCAAAGAAGTCTTGCAAACCCATAGTCAGCGCATGTCGTCATTACAAGCATTTGTTCCAAATGCACATGCAGACGACTGGCAACTGGCACATGCTGGTAAACGTGTGCAAATTATCAAGCAATGCGATAAAAAGTGGGGAAAACTTGAGTTCGGCACTGAAATTGTTGCCTCAGAAGATGGCAGTTTGGCTGCATTACTTGGTGCGTCCCCTGGTGCTTCAGTTAGCGTTAAAACGATGTTGGCAGTACTCGAACGTTGTTTCCCACAACAAGTTCAGTCGGCAATCTGGCAAGATAAAATAAAAACGATGATACCGTCTTATGGTAGCTCACTCATTACTGATGCCCAGCTATTAGGCAAAATCAGAAAACATACGCTCACAACACTTAAACTCTCATCGTGA